The Mucilaginibacter yixingensis genome window below encodes:
- a CDS encoding HD domain-containing protein, whose protein sequence is MNKKKIINDPVYGFITIPSDLAFDLIEHPYFQRLRYIKQLGMTHLVYPGALHTRFHHALGAMHLMSTAIETLCSKGADISPAEQEAVTVAILLHDIGHGPFSHALEESIVQGISHEDISTRMMHRINTEFGGRLQMAIDIFNDTYPKRFLHQLVSSQLDMDRMDYLNRDSFFTGVAEGVISSERMIKMLSVKDDHIVVEEKGIYSIENFLISRRLMYWQVYLHKTVIAGEQMLGKILKRARELSLSGFPLFATPSMQHFLASNITKKEFMADDTHLEIFACLDDADIMSAIKGWATSTDKILSTLCSNLISRKLYKVDIAAKPASHHHLEQLQKAAMKQYGLSEHESRYFAFQDEIRNNAYRVGDGSIRILMKDKTVKDITEASDYSNLSTLTKTVKKHITCYVKGLEVE, encoded by the coding sequence TTGAATAAAAAGAAAATCATCAACGACCCGGTTTACGGGTTCATCACCATACCGTCAGATTTGGCGTTCGACCTCATTGAGCATCCCTACTTTCAGCGCCTGCGCTACATTAAACAACTGGGGATGACACACTTGGTATATCCCGGCGCGCTGCACACCCGCTTTCACCATGCCCTGGGCGCCATGCACCTGATGAGCACCGCCATTGAAACCCTCTGCAGCAAAGGCGCCGATATTTCTCCTGCAGAGCAGGAAGCCGTTACAGTTGCCATTTTACTGCATGATATTGGTCATGGCCCCTTCTCGCACGCGCTGGAAGAAAGCATTGTACAGGGCATCTCGCACGAGGATATCTCCACCCGCATGATGCACCGCATCAATACCGAGTTTGGCGGCAGGCTGCAAATGGCTATAGATATTTTCAACGATACTTATCCCAAACGCTTCCTGCATCAGCTGGTATCGAGTCAGTTGGATATGGACCGCATGGATTACCTGAACCGCGATAGCTTCTTTACAGGTGTTGCCGAAGGCGTGATCAGCTCTGAGCGTATGATCAAGATGTTGAGCGTAAAGGATGACCATATTGTGGTGGAAGAGAAAGGCATTTACTCAATAGAGAACTTCCTGATCAGTCGCCGCTTGATGTACTGGCAGGTTTACCTGCACAAAACCGTAATAGCGGGCGAGCAGATGCTGGGCAAAATTTTGAAACGCGCGCGCGAACTATCACTCAGTGGTTTTCCGTTGTTTGCCACGCCATCCATGCAGCATTTTCTGGCCAGCAACATCACCAAGAAAGAGTTTATGGCTGATGATACGCATCTGGAAATATTTGCATGCCTGGATGATGCGGATATCATGTCGGCCATTAAAGGCTGGGCTACCAGTACTGATAAGATCCTGTCTACGCTGTGCAGCAACCTGATCAGTCGCAAGTTATATAAGGTTGATATTGCCGCCAAGCCGGCATCGCACCATCACCTGGAGCAACTGCAAAAAGCGGCCATGAAACAATATGGACTAAGCGAGCATGAAAGCCGTTATTTTGCTTTTCAGGACGAGATACGCAACAACGCCTACCGCGTGGGCGATGGCAGCATCCGTATTTTGATGAAAGATAAAACTGTAAAAGACATTACCGAGGCCAGCGACTATTCAAACCTGAGCACGCTGACGAAGACGGTGAAGAAGCATATTACTTGTTATGTGAAGGGACTGGAAGTAGAATAG